One window of the Halobacteriovorax sp. JY17 genome contains the following:
- a CDS encoding formyltransferase family protein, whose protein sequence is MKVVLVTSQLNYMPKNYSKTIEGILASSDGRITSLIEIENLDYSYIKSGLGLIFYGARNFGSQLLKNLIRARFSSKKSLCDKYEVEHRMFKSINNKEAVSYLNSEKFDLLINLRTRCIYKRKALESTRLGCLNIHHGLLPKYRGTMCDLNALSAGRSAGFSIHMMDEKIDNGDIIRVVEVSSSERDYFKYLEQTRDFEVDAIKELLDYISEHNSLPKGLVNKSEDSIYTKTPDISAVRDYIRKGMIL, encoded by the coding sequence TTGAAAGTAGTACTTGTTACAAGTCAACTTAACTACATGCCTAAGAATTACTCAAAGACCATTGAGGGGATTCTTGCGTCTTCTGATGGGAGAATTACTAGTCTCATTGAAATTGAAAATCTTGATTATAGTTATATTAAAAGTGGCTTAGGTCTTATTTTCTATGGAGCAAGAAATTTTGGTTCACAGCTTTTAAAAAACCTTATTAGAGCGAGGTTCTCTTCTAAAAAATCTCTCTGTGATAAATATGAAGTTGAACATAGAATGTTTAAAAGTATTAATAATAAAGAAGCTGTCTCTTATTTGAATTCAGAAAAATTTGATTTACTCATCAATCTTCGGACTAGATGTATTTATAAACGTAAGGCCCTCGAATCAACAAGGCTTGGGTGTTTAAATATTCACCATGGACTTCTTCCTAAGTACAGAGGAACTATGTGTGATCTAAATGCTCTTAGTGCAGGCCGAAGTGCAGGATTCTCCATTCATATGATGGATGAGAAAATTGATAACGGTGACATTATAAGAGTTGTTGAAGTTTCATCAAGTGAAAGAGATTACTTTAAGTACTTAGAGCAAACTAGAGATTTTGAAGTAGATGCGATTAAAGAGTTATTGGATTATATTTCAGAACATAATTCTCTTCCAAAAGGCTTAGTTAATAAAAGTGAAGATAGTATCTATACAAAAACTCCCGATATAAGTGCTGTAAGAGATTATATAAGAAAAGGAATGATTTTATGA
- the uvrC gene encoding excinuclease ABC subunit UvrC produces the protein MNKVKTERNANMHNNLLEKAKTLPNKAGCYLMKRIRAGEETVLYVGKAKNLRNRVSSYFNNSSKSPKTEILVSHINDFDFIMTDSDAEAFVLENNLIKKFSPKYNIRLKDDKSYPYVCVNSNEEFPRIMYERRPKKQKNVEVFGPFVVGSNISEVIRILTKSFNLRDCTLKDFNSRKEPCLLYQMKQCSAPCVNYISNEEYKKDLDLALSFFRGAGTKGLKELERRMFQFAEGEHFERAAILRDHISVLNEFLNFSKQNNAEVSHTVRNVDILAYHVGDIEVDISLYMMREGVLLGHKSFHFPSIDCSDDFDDEVAQYIFQYYTTTFDKLPDRVITSFPKSLNETLHIAFKQVHELDIKCSAPGKKFESLMKLTKDHAFEHQRVRILNEESTYVGLNKLKELLGLKERPVTLECYDVAIFQGKSPTASQIVFNDGRADKKSYRHYHLEERPEGNNDFAMMSEVINRRVKKGSLPDVFIVDGGIGQVNIFLEALKDHDISIPVVGIAKSKVDKKSNFKSKEVVRSEERLIIPGRSNPYLLAKCKSLFRIIVQMRDEAHRFSRRLHHKEERKKLITSWVDHVEGVGPVAKKKILSNLDLSIKELKLMSEVEIQEYFVVSKKIAKAIVKTLALY, from the coding sequence TTGAACAAAGTAAAGACGGAACGCAATGCAAATATGCACAATAATCTACTAGAAAAAGCTAAAACACTACCTAATAAAGCCGGTTGCTATCTAATGAAGAGAATTAGAGCGGGCGAAGAGACTGTTTTATATGTAGGTAAAGCAAAAAACTTGAGAAATAGAGTCTCAAGCTATTTCAATAACTCATCAAAGTCTCCCAAAACGGAGATATTAGTCTCTCATATAAATGATTTTGATTTCATTATGACTGATTCAGATGCAGAAGCATTTGTTCTAGAAAATAACTTAATTAAGAAATTTTCTCCAAAATATAATATTCGTTTAAAAGACGATAAATCTTACCCCTACGTTTGTGTGAACTCAAATGAAGAGTTTCCAAGAATTATGTATGAGAGAAGACCGAAGAAACAGAAAAACGTAGAAGTCTTTGGTCCCTTTGTCGTAGGTAGTAATATTTCTGAGGTTATTCGAATTCTCACAAAGTCATTTAATCTTAGAGACTGTACTCTTAAAGACTTTAATTCAAGAAAGGAGCCTTGCTTACTCTATCAAATGAAGCAATGTTCAGCACCTTGTGTGAACTATATTTCTAATGAAGAATATAAGAAAGACCTAGATCTTGCCCTTAGTTTTTTTAGAGGAGCAGGAACAAAAGGATTGAAGGAATTAGAAAGACGAATGTTTCAATTTGCTGAAGGTGAACATTTCGAAAGGGCCGCAATTCTTAGGGATCATATTTCTGTTTTAAATGAATTTTTAAACTTCTCAAAACAAAATAATGCCGAAGTCTCTCATACGGTTAGAAACGTAGATATTCTTGCTTATCATGTCGGAGATATAGAAGTAGATATTTCTCTCTATATGATGAGAGAGGGAGTACTTCTTGGTCATAAGAGTTTTCACTTTCCTTCCATAGACTGTAGTGATGATTTTGACGATGAAGTCGCTCAATACATCTTTCAATACTACACCACAACTTTTGATAAGCTTCCTGATCGAGTGATTACAAGCTTTCCTAAGAGCTTAAATGAAACTCTACATATTGCATTTAAACAAGTTCATGAACTTGATATTAAATGTTCAGCTCCGGGGAAGAAATTTGAGTCTTTAATGAAGCTAACTAAAGACCATGCCTTTGAACACCAAAGAGTAAGAATTTTAAATGAAGAAAGTACCTATGTCGGTCTTAATAAACTTAAAGAACTCTTAGGATTAAAAGAAAGACCCGTTACTCTTGAGTGTTATGACGTAGCTATCTTTCAAGGAAAGTCTCCCACTGCCTCTCAAATTGTTTTCAATGATGGGCGAGCAGATAAGAAGTCTTATAGACATTATCATCTAGAAGAAAGACCTGAAGGGAATAATGACTTTGCGATGATGAGTGAAGTTATTAATAGAAGAGTAAAAAAAGGCTCACTTCCTGATGTCTTTATTGTCGATGGTGGAATAGGACAGGTCAATATTTTCTTAGAGGCCCTCAAAGATCATGATATCTCTATACCTGTTGTTGGAATTGCAAAATCTAAAGTAGATAAGAAATCTAATTTCAAATCAAAAGAAGTTGTGAGAAGTGAAGAGCGCTTAATTATTCCAGGAAGATCAAACCCGTACTTGCTGGCAAAGTGTAAATCTTTATTTCGAATTATTGTTCAAATGAGAGATGAGGCCCACAGGTTCTCTAGACGTCTTCATCATAAAGAAGAAAGAAAGAAGCTGATTACAAGTTGGGTAGATCATGTGGAAGGAGTAGGTCCTGTCGCTAAGAAAAAGATTCTATCTAATTTGGATTTATCTATAAAAGAATTGAAATTAATGAGTGAAGTAGAAATTCAAGAATACTTTGTTGTTTCAAAGAAAATTGCAAAGGCCATCGTAAAAACGCTGGCCCTGTATTAA
- the murJ gene encoding murein biosynthesis integral membrane protein MurJ: MLWSDMGQSSSTKRVLLSSVKMAIATFSSRILGLVREQAIAAVFGASGITDAFTIAYRIPNMLRDLFAEGAFSSAFVPTFTGVRIKNEKLAKGLLWSMAALLTLITGAISIGIMVYAREIVLALTNEVFNSDLERLNITIGLVRIMAPFLVLISLAALFMGTLNTLKVFFVPSFAPALFNIAMIGCIFILPDHLKVWGHHPVYSLGIGVMLGGFVQMIVQVPLLLKKGYGPQGPFKLVSTDSKVILNRIGIGTIGIAATQINVIVTTILATGTVVGAVSWLTFAFRLFQFPVGILSVSIAGSNLVHFSEAWKNGDREKAISYLSTSYFLSFLTIVPAMALLFALAKESVHLVFERGAFDGNDTAMTYLALKFYLIGLPSYGLYKIFAPTFFTLDKPKIPVMISVFAILCNIVFCVYFTPKYGYWILALGTSLSMILNSAIQATYLKKLLEIPWTFFFKLRILKIIIAGLITYVATLQLNGYLFVYSDPFFKKSFMFCLSGAVGALCYAGILAIFGEGRELVKLLKRK; the protein is encoded by the coding sequence ATGTTATGGAGTGACATGGGGCAATCAAGTTCAACCAAGAGGGTTCTCTTATCATCTGTTAAAATGGCCATCGCGACATTTTCCAGCAGAATTCTAGGGCTTGTTAGAGAGCAGGCTATTGCTGCTGTCTTCGGTGCATCTGGTATTACTGATGCTTTCACAATTGCTTATCGCATTCCTAACATGCTTAGAGATCTATTTGCTGAAGGGGCCTTCTCATCAGCATTCGTACCTACTTTTACAGGCGTTAGAATTAAGAATGAAAAATTGGCCAAGGGCTTACTGTGGTCAATGGCGGCCCTTTTAACATTAATTACGGGAGCAATCTCTATTGGAATAATGGTTTATGCTAGAGAAATAGTATTGGCCCTTACCAATGAAGTTTTTAATTCAGATTTAGAAAGACTTAATATAACAATAGGCCTTGTTCGTATCATGGCGCCTTTTCTTGTTCTTATTTCATTAGCAGCATTATTTATGGGGACTTTGAATACTTTAAAAGTGTTCTTTGTTCCCTCCTTTGCACCCGCTCTTTTTAATATTGCTATGATTGGCTGTATTTTTATTTTACCCGATCATTTAAAAGTTTGGGGGCATCACCCAGTCTATTCCTTAGGAATTGGTGTGATGCTAGGTGGTTTTGTTCAAATGATTGTTCAAGTTCCACTTCTCCTTAAGAAAGGTTATGGTCCTCAAGGCCCTTTTAAATTAGTCAGCACAGATTCAAAAGTCATATTAAATAGAATTGGAATCGGAACTATTGGGATAGCTGCGACTCAGATCAATGTTATCGTGACGACAATTCTAGCGACAGGAACGGTTGTTGGTGCTGTTTCTTGGCTTACATTTGCCTTTAGACTATTTCAATTTCCAGTGGGAATTTTAAGTGTTTCAATCGCAGGTTCAAACTTAGTTCATTTCAGTGAAGCTTGGAAGAATGGCGATAGAGAGAAAGCGATTAGTTACCTTTCGACAAGTTACTTCCTCTCATTTTTGACTATCGTTCCTGCAATGGCCTTATTATTTGCTTTGGCAAAGGAGAGTGTCCATCTCGTTTTTGAGAGAGGGGCCTTTGACGGTAATGATACGGCAATGACTTATCTTGCTTTAAAATTTTACTTAATTGGTCTCCCTTCATATGGCCTTTATAAAATATTTGCACCAACATTCTTTACTTTGGATAAGCCTAAGATTCCTGTGATGATTTCAGTCTTTGCTATTCTTTGTAATATTGTATTCTGTGTTTATTTTACTCCAAAGTATGGTTATTGGATTCTCGCCCTTGGAACAAGTCTTTCAATGATTTTGAATTCAGCGATTCAGGCAACTTATTTGAAAAAGCTTTTAGAAATTCCTTGGACTTTCTTTTTTAAACTAAGAATTTTAAAAATCATCATTGCGGGGCTTATAACTTATGTCGCAACGCTGCAACTAAATGGTTATTTATTTGTTTATTCGGACCCATTTTTTAAGAAGTCATTTATGTTCTGTCTCTCGGGAGCCGTTGGTGCTCTATGTTATGCGGGAATCTTGGCTATTTTTGGAGAGGGGAGAGAGCTTGTAAAATTACTTAAAAGAAAATAA
- a CDS encoding phosphoenolpyruvate synthase, which yields MLLINKKTTKNFAKKQAGGKGYNLYLLARKGINIPSFSVIPSYLFEEFVKRNALGDKITNALSNLSFKEAAAEIEKVILSGNFIGPEEEVIYTLIKSFKSSHFSVRSSAGDEDGGEHSYAGQLSSYLYVSSLEKCLESVKKCWASAFSERCLVYRKENSIELEKILVSVVIQEMIDPDASGVVFTCNPVTNNIDELMINSVYGVGEGLVSGLLEGDTYLISKVDQSLVSKEIVEKEKALKGDFENERIVEVEVSEDKRNIDSLSIEELNQLSKISIQIEELYQCAQDIEWALKDGVFYILQTRPVTTLTATTKGILNLWDNSNIVESYGGITKPLTYGFARYVYNQVYIQFCEVLMVPQNHIKEMNFFLKNMLGLFYGRVYYNLFNWYKLTSILPGYKFNRQFMETMMGTSESLGDEIAERIKPPKFHDSFGSRIRKFLTGFKFFYFHLNIQSIVDKFLTDFHRIYDVYRSKDYYSMTADQIYDEYMGLEKDILWKWHAPIINDFLCMVHFGVYKKLTEKWLDHLGQNFHNDLLAGNGNLESAEPTKQLIRLSGIVVKTEGLREFIFKNENDYLLEALNQSEYQEFYELVSTYLDKYGFRCMSEMKLEQKDMHLEPKLFFVFLKNIINSGQVDLEEFEKREHEIRANAEKLLKDNISGIKGIIYSWSLKHARKAVMNRENTRFCRTRIYGVVRSMFYAMGENFAKNGIIDRDEDIFFLDLEELKGAFEGTNSVQNFKRIIETRKLEYASYEESEPESRFMTRGPVYWKNNHFPAPVVLDQNIELKENEMLGLGCCPGIVEGVVKVIISPDDNLELNGEILVTHRTDPGWIPLYPSASALLVERGGLLSHSAIVAREMGLPTIVSIKGLTKRLETGMRIRINGESGLIEILE from the coding sequence ATGCTTTTAATTAATAAAAAGACGACAAAGAATTTCGCTAAGAAACAGGCCGGAGGGAAGGGGTATAATCTCTACTTACTGGCAAGAAAGGGAATAAATATACCTAGTTTCTCAGTTATACCGTCTTATCTCTTTGAGGAATTTGTAAAAAGAAATGCCTTAGGAGATAAGATAACAAATGCCCTAAGTAATCTTTCTTTTAAAGAAGCTGCCGCTGAAATTGAAAAAGTTATTCTAAGTGGAAACTTTATAGGTCCTGAAGAAGAGGTTATCTATACGTTGATTAAATCATTTAAAAGTTCTCACTTCTCTGTGAGATCTAGTGCTGGTGATGAAGATGGTGGAGAACATTCTTACGCTGGGCAATTATCTTCTTATCTCTATGTCTCATCATTGGAGAAATGCTTGGAGTCGGTCAAGAAGTGCTGGGCATCAGCTTTTTCAGAGAGATGCTTAGTCTATAGAAAAGAAAACTCAATTGAGCTAGAGAAGATACTTGTTTCTGTTGTTATTCAGGAAATGATTGATCCGGATGCTAGTGGGGTTGTCTTTACCTGTAACCCAGTGACAAATAACATAGATGAGTTGATGATTAATTCCGTTTACGGAGTTGGTGAAGGACTCGTTTCAGGATTACTTGAAGGGGATACTTACCTTATAAGTAAGGTGGATCAGTCTCTAGTGAGTAAGGAGATTGTAGAAAAAGAAAAGGCCTTGAAAGGGGATTTTGAGAATGAAAGAATAGTTGAAGTTGAAGTAAGTGAAGATAAGAGAAATATAGATTCTTTAAGTATTGAAGAGCTTAACCAGTTATCAAAAATCTCTATTCAGATTGAAGAACTCTACCAATGTGCACAAGATATTGAATGGGCCTTAAAGGATGGAGTTTTCTATATTCTTCAAACAAGGCCTGTGACAACACTAACTGCTACAACTAAGGGGATATTAAATCTCTGGGATAATTCAAATATTGTTGAAAGCTATGGTGGAATAACAAAACCTCTCACTTATGGTTTTGCTCGCTACGTTTATAATCAGGTTTATATTCAGTTCTGTGAAGTGCTAATGGTTCCGCAGAATCATATTAAAGAAATGAACTTCTTTTTAAAGAATATGCTTGGACTCTTCTATGGGAGAGTTTATTACAATCTCTTCAATTGGTATAAATTAACAAGTATTCTTCCTGGCTATAAGTTTAATCGTCAATTTATGGAAACTATGATGGGAACTAGTGAATCACTTGGAGATGAGATTGCTGAGAGAATAAAGCCCCCTAAGTTTCATGATAGCTTCGGTTCAAGAATTCGAAAGTTTCTAACAGGGTTTAAGTTCTTTTACTTTCATTTAAATATTCAAAGTATTGTAGATAAGTTTCTTACCGACTTTCACCGTATTTACGATGTTTATCGAAGTAAAGATTATTACTCAATGACTGCAGATCAGATTTACGATGAATATATGGGGCTTGAGAAAGATATTCTTTGGAAGTGGCATGCACCAATTATTAATGATTTTCTCTGTATGGTTCACTTTGGAGTTTATAAGAAATTAACTGAAAAGTGGCTCGATCATTTAGGGCAAAACTTTCATAATGATCTCTTGGCCGGAAATGGGAATCTTGAGTCTGCAGAACCAACAAAGCAGTTAATTAGACTCTCTGGCATAGTTGTAAAAACAGAAGGGTTGAGAGAATTTATCTTTAAAAATGAAAATGACTACTTACTTGAAGCTCTTAATCAATCAGAGTATCAAGAATTTTATGAACTCGTTTCTACTTATTTAGATAAGTATGGGTTTAGATGTATGAGTGAAATGAAGTTAGAGCAAAAAGACATGCACTTAGAGCCTAAGCTCTTCTTTGTCTTTCTAAAGAATATCATTAACTCAGGACAAGTTGACTTAGAAGAATTTGAAAAGAGAGAGCACGAGATTCGTGCTAATGCTGAAAAGCTTTTAAAAGATAATATAAGTGGTATTAAGGGTATTATCTATTCTTGGTCTCTAAAACATGCAAGAAAAGCTGTTATGAATAGAGAGAATACGAGATTTTGTAGAACACGTATCTATGGTGTTGTTCGCTCTATGTTCTATGCTATGGGAGAGAATTTCGCAAAGAACGGAATTATTGATAGAGATGAAGATATTTTCTTTCTAGATTTAGAGGAGTTGAAAGGAGCTTTTGAAGGAACTAATTCAGTTCAAAACTTTAAGAGAATCATCGAAACTAGAAAACTTGAGTACGCTAGTTATGAAGAAAGTGAGCCTGAGAGCCGGTTTATGACTAGAGGTCCGGTCTATTGGAAGAATAATCACTTTCCTGCACCAGTGGTTCTAGATCAAAATATTGAATTAAAAGAAAATGAAATGCTTGGTCTGGGTTGTTGTCCTGGAATAGTTGAGGGAGTAGTGAAGGTGATTATATCTCCCGACGATAATCTAGAACTAAATGGAGAAATTCTTGTTACCCATAGAACTGATCCAGGTTGGATTCCTCTTTATCCATCTGCAAGTGCTCTCTTAGTTGAAAGAGGTGGATTACTTTCTCATTCAGCAATTGTGGCCAGAGAAATGGGGCTTCCAACGATTGTCTCTATTAAAGGACTCACAAAGAGACTTGAAACAGGAATGAGGATACGAATTAATGGAGAATCTGGATTAATTGAAATTTTAGAATAA
- a CDS encoding DUF2799 domain-containing protein, giving the protein MRNLLFITFIVLAFLSCARMELSAEQCMSLNWKEKGREDGAKADFSFSSYRAACEESQFIVDSESRALYEKGYGEKYCTVETAFMLGMSVESFDIDKCHLNKKKILKYYVEGKKRGTLKKQISELKQKKKEIESDLIAGDNPNLTDEESRNLTLQKLAYEKEIRELERELSSLSDVYVE; this is encoded by the coding sequence ATGAGAAATCTTCTTTTTATAACTTTCATTGTATTAGCTTTCTTATCATGCGCTAGGATGGAACTCAGCGCTGAGCAGTGTATGTCTCTTAATTGGAAAGAAAAGGGAAGAGAAGATGGTGCTAAGGCAGATTTTTCTTTTTCATCCTATAGAGCAGCTTGCGAAGAAAGCCAGTTTATTGTCGATAGTGAAAGTCGTGCTCTCTATGAGAAGGGTTATGGAGAGAAGTATTGCACTGTTGAAACGGCCTTCATGTTAGGGATGTCTGTTGAGAGTTTTGATATTGATAAATGTCACTTAAATAAGAAGAAGATCTTAAAATACTACGTTGAAGGAAAAAAGAGAGGAACTTTAAAGAAGCAAATCTCTGAATTGAAGCAGAAGAAGAAAGAGATAGAAAGTGATCTTATTGCTGGGGATAATCCAAACTTAACAGACGAAGAAAGTCGAAACTTAACACTTCAAAAATTAGCCTACGAAAAAGAAATACGTGAATTAGAGAGAGAGCTCTCCTCACTCTCTGATGTATATGTGGAATAA
- a CDS encoding DUF507 family protein, whose amino-acid sequence MRTDFETLKTLASYSINNLKENKVIEFDIEKREALIDAMATEYGVSFATDEDVRDQAIEEVEEKMGDMVPEDITESEMFNHARKEIIKSFNGENIGGLYLVESLHQIATRMANFLLNCDLIDDVFGTDEDIHAFLVKKIRNFSPKKN is encoded by the coding sequence ATGAGAACTGATTTTGAAACACTCAAAACATTAGCGAGTTATTCAATAAATAACTTAAAAGAAAATAAAGTCATCGAATTCGATATAGAGAAGAGAGAAGCGCTTATCGATGCGATGGCAACTGAATATGGTGTGAGCTTTGCAACTGATGAAGATGTGAGAGACCAGGCCATTGAAGAAGTAGAAGAAAAGATGGGAGACATGGTTCCAGAAGACATTACTGAATCAGAAATGTTTAACCATGCTAGAAAAGAAATTATCAAGTCTTTCAATGGTGAAAATATTGGTGGTTTATACTTAGTAGAGTCTCTTCACCAAATTGCAACAAGAATGGCAAACTTCCTTTTAAACTGTGATCTTATTGATGATGTGTTTGGAACAGATGAAGATATTCATGCATTTCTTGTTAAGAAGATTAGAAACTTCTCTCCTAAGAAAAACTAA
- a CDS encoding AMP-binding protein yields MKSYVVYHGSPGTAEDFEFLKEKLGDVTVLKRGEKKDSDIYIGYSFGSYFALRDFANNPKAKKLILVAPYLYSEALGFGKKLLIGNSFLANLIIPKMSEKIIESLLVKSSSPKSVPDEFRSIASKYRNVEVLREAALEKDITSRQLKELADKVKGREIHIIWGDSDESLTSDHRSKIKSLLKANEIVLEKTGHAIPWTDREELVKNLECFSKDSTEQKTGYYDGEDSRNNVATFLKEHVRENPDKSVLAWVDLSKIGSWSGNLNEPLPHETISVKDLDHLVSKISNGLIDLGIEKGDRVIIFIPMSLQLYAAMFALQKIGGIAVFLDSWARRDQMGVSAETADPKAIISLEKAFQYLSDVREIGNIPIKVSVGPTEGEYTSSLEKLMSFEANEEVTPVEKEHTALITFTTGSSGKPKGADRSHRFLSAQHYALNRHIPYVDSDVDLPVFPIFSLNNLAAGVTTVIPAIDVGAPSEKDPLVLIAQFLTMKVTCTTLSPSLLNAVSAFCLKNNLKLNGLKRVVTGGAPVSRDDVKRIKEAAPNAEILVLYGSTEVEPMAHIEAKDMLAQKGSSDPEIVEPGVNVGKFDTGLEVKYIKIKNENLSISKNEDWADLEVSKGSPGEIIVSGEHVCRNYFNNEEAFKKSKIVDDKGRVWHRTGDLGFEDEKGDLWLVGRVHNAINRGGEYCFPVRAEIIMKKISLIKHAAYLGVEDSKLGEKPIAVFSVKDGASEAEAISEVSRMLKKNKITFDDVIVVDHIPMDPRHHSKVEYHVLRATLKEAGKI; encoded by the coding sequence ATGAAGTCGTACGTTGTCTATCATGGTTCCCCTGGAACGGCAGAAGATTTTGAATTTCTAAAAGAGAAACTTGGCGATGTAACAGTATTAAAAAGAGGTGAGAAAAAAGACTCTGATATATATATTGGCTACTCTTTTGGAAGCTATTTTGCACTCAGAGATTTTGCAAATAATCCAAAAGCAAAGAAGTTGATTCTAGTCGCTCCATATCTATATTCAGAAGCTCTTGGGTTTGGAAAGAAGTTACTTATTGGAAACTCTTTTCTCGCAAATTTAATTATTCCAAAGATGTCTGAAAAAATTATCGAGAGCTTACTCGTAAAGTCCTCTTCTCCAAAGAGTGTTCCCGATGAATTTCGCTCTATTGCAAGTAAGTACAGAAATGTTGAAGTATTGAGAGAAGCGGCCCTTGAAAAAGATATTACTTCCAGACAATTAAAAGAGTTAGCAGACAAAGTCAAAGGAAGAGAAATTCATATTATTTGGGGAGATAGTGATGAGTCCCTAACTTCTGATCATAGAAGTAAGATAAAGAGTCTCTTAAAGGCAAATGAAATCGTACTAGAAAAGACTGGTCATGCAATTCCTTGGACTGATCGTGAAGAGTTAGTGAAGAACTTGGAATGCTTTTCAAAAGATTCTACTGAGCAGAAAACTGGTTACTATGACGGAGAAGATAGTCGCAATAATGTGGCAACATTTCTAAAAGAACATGTAAGAGAAAATCCAGATAAAAGTGTTCTTGCTTGGGTTGATTTATCAAAGATTGGAAGTTGGAGTGGAAACTTAAATGAACCTCTACCTCATGAAACAATTAGCGTAAAAGACTTAGATCATCTTGTTTCAAAAATATCAAACGGTTTAATAGATTTAGGAATAGAAAAGGGTGATAGAGTTATTATCTTTATTCCAATGTCTCTACAGCTTTACGCTGCAATGTTTGCACTTCAAAAGATTGGAGGAATTGCTGTATTTCTTGATAGCTGGGCCAGAAGAGATCAAATGGGAGTCAGTGCTGAGACTGCTGATCCTAAGGCCATTATTTCCCTTGAAAAAGCGTTCCAATATTTAAGTGATGTAAGAGAAATTGGAAATATTCCTATTAAGGTCTCGGTAGGACCTACTGAAGGAGAGTATACTTCATCGCTAGAGAAGCTAATGAGTTTTGAAGCGAATGAAGAGGTTACTCCTGTTGAAAAAGAGCATACAGCTCTTATTACATTTACGACAGGAAGTTCTGGTAAGCCTAAGGGAGCAGATAGATCACATCGCTTTCTTTCGGCACAACACTACGCTTTAAATCGTCATATTCCTTATGTGGATTCTGATGTTGATCTTCCTGTATTTCCTATTTTCTCTTTAAATAATTTGGCCGCAGGGGTAACTACTGTCATTCCTGCAATTGATGTAGGGGCGCCATCTGAAAAAGATCCATTGGTTTTGATTGCTCAATTTCTAACTATGAAAGTTACATGTACAACTTTGTCTCCTTCATTATTGAATGCAGTTAGTGCTTTCTGTTTGAAGAATAATTTAAAACTTAATGGATTAAAGAGAGTTGTAACAGGTGGAGCGCCTGTATCGCGAGATGATGTAAAGAGAATTAAAGAAGCAGCTCCTAATGCTGAGATTCTCGTCCTCTACGGCTCTACAGAGGTTGAGCCTATGGCCCATATCGAAGCAAAAGATATGCTCGCACAAAAAGGGAGTAGCGATCCTGAGATTGTCGAACCCGGTGTGAATGTAGGAAAGTTTGATACAGGCTTAGAAGTTAAGTATATCAAAATTAAAAATGAAAACCTTTCTATTTCTAAGAATGAGGATTGGGCCGACTTAGAAGTTTCAAAAGGAAGTCCTGGTGAAATCATAGTTTCAGGGGAACATGTTTGTCGAAATTACTTCAATAATGAAGAAGCTTTTAAGAAATCTAAGATTGTTGATGATAAAGGTCGTGTCTGGCACAGAACAGGAGACCTTGGATTTGAAGACGAAAAAGGTGATCTCTGGTTAGTTGGACGTGTCCATAATGCAATTAATAGGGGTGGTGAGTATTGCTTTCCTGTGAGAGCAGAAATCATTATGAAGAAAATTTCCTTGATTAAGCATGCTGCCTATCTTGGAGTTGAAGACTCTAAGTTGGGAGAGAAACCTATAGCAGTATTTTCTGTAAAAGATGGGGCGAGTGAGGCTGAGGCCATAAGTGAAGTCTCTAGAATGCTTAAAAAGAATAAAATTACATTTGATGATGTCATTGTTGTTGATCATATTCCGATGGATCCGCGACATCACTCCAAGGTGGAGTATCACGTTCTAAGGGCAACTCTTAAGGAAGCGGGAAAAATTTAG